A window of Amycolatopsis australiensis contains these coding sequences:
- a CDS encoding xanthine dehydrogenase family protein molybdopterin-binding subunit, protein MTGLPEPEAIGRPLTRRDGPAKVTGTAPYAYEVPAEHAAYCHPVQATIARGRCTRVGTVEAESLDGVLRVLTPFTAERLAGTGDAELAVLQDREVPFRGRVLALVVADSPETARQAAGLVEVDYEREDADVELRADRDDLYKPDKVNPSFPTDTDEGDVDAALREADVTVEQTYTTAMYHNNPLEPHTTTALWENDTLTLWDSTQGVHPVRSAVAEVFGLPEERVRVICPYVGGGFGSKGTAHAHVVLAALAARAVPGRPVKLALTRQQMFSLAGYRTPTIQRMRLGAGRDGRLTAIRLDVVEQTSRIKEFAEQTAVPARMMYAAPNRRTSHRLAALDVPVPSWMRAPGECPGMFGPEVAMDELAHRLGIDPVELRIRNEPERDPETGNPFSRRNLVGCLRAGAAEFGWADRDPRPGVRRDGRWLVGTGVAASVYPAKRMPGSTAHVRFDGGRYVAEIGAADLGTGAWTVLPQILADALRVPVGDVDVRIGDTALPVASVAGGSTGTASWGSTLVAAAAAFRDKYGDDPGDGDEASADTPENPDEDRYAMYAFGAQFAEARVDADTGEVRVSRLHGTFAAGRIVNPRTARSQFLGGMTMGLSMALHEHSLLDPRFGHVVNHDLAEYHIAANADVRDLRADWLAETDPHVNPMGSKGIGEIGIVGTAAAVANAVFHATGVRVRDLPITLDKLLPGLP, encoded by the coding sequence ATGACCGGACTGCCGGAACCGGAGGCGATCGGCCGCCCGCTCACCCGCCGCGACGGGCCCGCCAAGGTCACCGGCACCGCGCCGTACGCCTACGAGGTGCCCGCCGAGCACGCCGCCTACTGCCATCCCGTGCAGGCCACGATCGCGCGGGGCCGCTGCACCCGGGTCGGCACCGTCGAGGCCGAGTCGCTCGACGGCGTGCTGCGCGTGCTGACGCCGTTCACCGCCGAACGGCTGGCCGGCACCGGTGACGCCGAGCTGGCGGTGCTGCAGGACCGGGAAGTCCCGTTCCGCGGCCGCGTGCTCGCCCTGGTCGTCGCCGACAGCCCGGAGACCGCCCGCCAGGCGGCCGGGCTCGTCGAAGTCGACTACGAACGCGAAGACGCCGACGTCGAGCTGCGGGCCGACCGCGACGACCTGTACAAACCGGACAAGGTCAACCCGTCCTTCCCGACGGACACCGACGAGGGTGATGTCGACGCCGCCCTGCGCGAAGCCGACGTCACCGTCGAGCAGACGTACACGACGGCGATGTACCACAACAACCCGCTCGAACCCCACACCACGACGGCATTGTGGGAGAACGACACCCTCACGCTGTGGGACTCCACGCAGGGCGTCCACCCGGTGCGCAGCGCGGTGGCGGAGGTGTTCGGGCTGCCCGAAGAGCGGGTGCGGGTGATCTGCCCGTACGTCGGCGGCGGCTTCGGGTCGAAGGGCACCGCGCACGCCCACGTCGTCCTCGCGGCGCTGGCCGCGCGGGCGGTACCGGGGCGCCCGGTGAAGCTCGCGCTGACCCGGCAGCAGATGTTCAGCCTGGCCGGCTACCGCACGCCGACGATCCAGCGGATGCGCCTGGGCGCGGGCCGCGACGGGCGGCTGACGGCGATCCGGCTGGACGTCGTCGAGCAGACCTCGCGCATCAAGGAGTTCGCCGAGCAGACCGCGGTACCCGCCCGGATGATGTACGCGGCGCCGAACCGGCGCACCAGCCACCGGCTCGCCGCGCTCGACGTCCCGGTGCCGTCGTGGATGCGCGCGCCGGGCGAGTGTCCCGGCATGTTCGGGCCCGAGGTCGCGATGGACGAACTGGCCCACCGGCTCGGCATCGACCCGGTCGAGCTGCGCATCCGCAACGAGCCCGAGCGCGACCCGGAGACCGGGAACCCCTTCTCCCGCCGCAACCTCGTCGGATGCCTGCGCGCCGGCGCGGCGGAATTCGGCTGGGCGGACCGCGACCCGCGGCCGGGCGTCCGCCGGGACGGCCGGTGGCTGGTCGGCACCGGCGTCGCGGCCTCGGTCTACCCGGCGAAGCGGATGCCGGGGTCGACCGCGCACGTCCGGTTCGACGGCGGCCGCTACGTCGCCGAGATCGGCGCCGCCGACCTCGGCACCGGCGCGTGGACGGTGCTGCCGCAGATCCTGGCCGACGCGCTCCGGGTGCCGGTCGGCGACGTCGACGTGCGGATCGGCGACACCGCGTTGCCGGTCGCGAGCGTCGCGGGCGGGTCCACCGGCACGGCGTCCTGGGGCTCGACGCTGGTCGCGGCCGCGGCGGCGTTCCGGGACAAGTACGGCGACGATCCCGGCGACGGCGACGAAGCCTCGGCGGACACGCCGGAGAACCCGGACGAAGACCGCTACGCGATGTACGCCTTCGGCGCGCAGTTCGCCGAAGCCCGGGTCGACGCCGACACCGGCGAAGTGCGGGTGTCGCGGCTGCACGGCACGTTCGCCGCCGGCCGGATCGTCAACCCGCGCACCGCGCGCTCGCAGTTCCTCGGCGGCATGACCATGGGCCTGTCGATGGCCCTGCACGAGCACAGCCTGCTCGACCCGCGGTTCGGCCACGTCGTCAACCACGACCTGGCCGAGTACCACATCGCGGCCAACGCGGACGTCCGCGACCTGCGGGCGGACTGGCTGGCCGAGACCGACCCGCACGTGAACCCCATGGGCAGCAAGGGGATCGGCGAGATCGGCATCGTCGGGACGGCGGCGGCGGTGGCCAACGCGGTCTTCCACGCCACCGGTGTCCGCGTGCGCGACCTGCCGATCACCCTGGACAAGCTGCTGCCGGGACTGCCCTGA
- a CDS encoding ArsR/SmtB family transcription factor, which translates to MLKIHFTEADLAKLTIAEDADPMWELLMSSYRMRRPEGEPFFGRWRRGSRSAVPESGRLLMAAVPPYGYCPDFLTPAGRRTIGDGVAAVLDTPPPVLAADVAELAAQGTRVPAWLRRLAGGETRELHRLGTALHDYYRRCLAPDWPAVRRAVARDRRRLQASLDHGGPQLLLSTLHPDITWTPPVLRVRFPAEQELHLDGRGLRLIPAFFAHGMPTTYKNPGLPPVLVHSISHPGFDRDAEPGPALAALLGQTRARALVTIAIARCNTSELAELTGVSLATASQHASVLRASGLITSTRSGKAHVHEITPLGLGLIRAS; encoded by the coding sequence ATGTTGAAGATCCACTTCACGGAGGCGGACCTGGCGAAGCTGACCATCGCCGAGGACGCCGATCCGATGTGGGAGCTGCTGATGAGCAGCTACCGGATGCGCCGGCCCGAGGGCGAGCCGTTCTTCGGCCGGTGGCGCCGGGGCTCGCGTTCGGCGGTCCCCGAGTCCGGGCGGCTGCTGATGGCGGCCGTCCCGCCGTACGGGTACTGCCCGGACTTCCTCACCCCGGCGGGCCGCCGCACGATCGGCGACGGGGTCGCGGCGGTGCTGGACACCCCGCCGCCGGTCCTGGCCGCCGACGTCGCCGAGCTGGCGGCGCAGGGCACGCGCGTCCCGGCGTGGCTGCGCCGGCTGGCCGGCGGCGAGACCCGCGAGCTGCACCGGCTCGGCACGGCCCTGCACGACTACTACCGCCGGTGCCTGGCCCCGGACTGGCCGGCGGTCCGCCGGGCGGTCGCCCGCGACCGCCGCCGCCTGCAGGCCAGCCTCGACCACGGCGGGCCGCAGCTGCTGCTTTCGACGCTGCACCCGGACATCACGTGGACGCCGCCGGTGCTGCGCGTCCGGTTCCCGGCCGAGCAGGAGCTGCACCTGGACGGCCGCGGCCTCCGCCTGATCCCGGCGTTCTTCGCCCACGGCATGCCGACGACGTACAAGAACCCAGGTCTGCCGCCGGTGCTGGTGCACTCGATCAGCCACCCGGGGTTCGACCGCGACGCGGAGCCGGGACCGGCACTGGCGGCCCTGCTCGGCCAGACGCGGGCGAGGGCGCTGGTGACGATCGCGATCGCACGGTGCAACACGAGCGAGCTGGCCGAACTGACCGGCGTCTCCCTCGCGACGGCCAGCCAGCACGCCTCGGTGCTGCGGGCGAGCGGGCTGATCACCAGCACCCGCTCCGGCAAGGCGCACGTCCACGAGATCACGCCACTGGGCCTCGGCCTGATCCGGGCGAGCTGA
- a CDS encoding FAD binding domain-containing protein, with protein sequence MKPFTYARPATAAEAVDAVAGDPAAAFLGGGTNLVDHLKLGVAAPGRIVDVTALSSREITEDPGGGLVIGAGVPNSDLAADRRVRERYPVLAQALLSGASAQLRNRATTGGNPLQRTRCLYFQDVTTPCNKRSPGTGCSAIGGATRQHAILGASEHCVATHPSDLAVALAALDAGVRVLGPAGEREIPVAGLHRLPGDRPDRDTVLEHGDLITAITVPARPWARRSAYRKVRDRASYAFALVSVAAAVDVRDGELADVRIALGGVAHKPWRAHRAEDVLRGGRPGDALFRAAAEAELADARPLDGVDGGNAFKIPLVARTLNAVLRDLTAEEPRR encoded by the coding sequence GTGAAACCCTTCACCTACGCCAGGCCGGCCACGGCGGCCGAAGCGGTCGACGCCGTCGCCGGCGACCCGGCCGCGGCGTTCCTGGGCGGCGGCACCAACCTGGTGGACCACCTCAAGCTCGGCGTCGCGGCGCCGGGCCGGATCGTCGACGTGACGGCGCTGAGCTCGCGGGAGATCACCGAGGACCCCGGCGGTGGCCTGGTGATCGGCGCGGGCGTGCCCAACAGCGACCTGGCGGCCGACCGGCGCGTGCGGGAGCGGTACCCCGTGCTGGCCCAGGCCCTGCTGTCCGGCGCGTCGGCGCAGCTGCGGAACCGGGCGACCACCGGCGGGAACCCGTTGCAGCGCACGCGATGCCTGTACTTCCAGGACGTCACGACGCCGTGCAACAAGCGCTCGCCGGGCACCGGCTGCTCGGCCATCGGCGGCGCCACCCGCCAGCACGCGATCCTCGGCGCGTCCGAGCACTGCGTCGCGACGCACCCGTCCGACCTGGCTGTGGCGCTCGCCGCGCTCGACGCCGGGGTGCGCGTGCTCGGGCCGGCGGGCGAGCGTGAGATTCCGGTCGCCGGCCTGCACCGCCTGCCCGGCGACCGGCCCGACCGCGACACGGTGCTCGAGCACGGCGACCTGATCACGGCGATCACCGTCCCCGCGCGGCCGTGGGCCCGCCGGTCGGCCTACCGGAAGGTCCGCGACCGGGCGTCGTACGCCTTCGCCCTGGTGTCCGTCGCCGCCGCGGTCGACGTGCGGGACGGCGAGCTCGCCGACGTCCGGATCGCGCTCGGCGGCGTCGCGCACAAGCCGTGGCGCGCCCACCGTGCCGAAGACGTCCTGCGCGGCGGACGGCCGGGCGACGCGCTGTTCCGGGCCGCCGCCGAGGCCGAGCTCGCCGACGCCCGCCCGCTGGACGGCGTCGACGGCGGCAACGCGTTCAAGATCCCGCTCGTCGCGCGCACCCTGAACGCTGTCCTGCGCGACCTGACCGCCGAGGAGCCGCGCCGATGA
- a CDS encoding DUF4383 domain-containing protein, whose product MTTETRPRRSTARTAALLVGIAFLVVGVLGFIPGITAGYGDLRFAGHESGARLFGVFTVSVLHNLVHLLFGVLGVLAARYNGGSRAFLMIGGGVYVLLWVFGLALNHDSPANFIPLDNADDWLHLGLGLAMIALGIATTAVDRARGQYPEPEIQGH is encoded by the coding sequence ATGACAACGGAAACCCGGCCGCGCCGGAGCACCGCGCGGACCGCGGCCCTGCTGGTCGGGATCGCGTTCCTGGTCGTCGGGGTGCTGGGGTTCATCCCGGGGATCACCGCGGGGTACGGCGACCTGCGCTTCGCCGGGCACGAGTCGGGAGCCCGCCTGTTCGGCGTGTTCACCGTTTCGGTGCTGCACAACCTGGTCCACCTGCTCTTCGGCGTCCTCGGCGTGCTGGCCGCGCGCTACAACGGCGGCTCGCGCGCGTTCCTGATGATCGGCGGCGGCGTCTACGTCCTGCTCTGGGTGTTCGGCCTGGCGCTCAACCACGACAGCCCGGCCAACTTCATCCCGCTCGACAACGCCGACGACTGGCTGCACCTGGGCCTCGGCCTGGCGATGATCGCGCTCGGCATCGCGACGACGGCCGTCGACCGCGCCCGCGGCCAGTACCCGGAGCCCGAGATCCAGGGGCACTGA
- a CDS encoding metal-dependent hydrolase family protein, with translation MTGNLLLRNARLLDPLSGEYTEGDLRCADGRIAEVGPDLAAADVPTLDLRGAVVLPGLVDAHVHVTASTADLGSLPSSSPSYVAAHSARTMSRMLDRGFTTVRDASGADYGLADAQAEGLFRGPRLLFCGRALSQTGGHGDSRTRGTQVKDDHPCCAGLGRVADGVDAVRAAARDELRKGAHHIKVMASGGVASPTDRIDSTQYSAEELRAIVEEAEAANRYVAAHAYTARAVNRALELGVRSIEHGNLLDDRSVSLFLAHDAFLVPTLVTYWALKEEGREHGLPESSWRKVDEVLGAGLAALDRAARAGVKIVYGTDLLGGMHRHQNHEFRLRAEVQTPLEVIRSATSTAAELLNLTGEIGTLAPGAHADLLVLDGDPLADIGVLAEPKHFRHVVQGGEVVVG, from the coding sequence GTGACCGGAAACCTGCTGCTGCGCAACGCCCGGCTGCTCGATCCGCTGTCCGGCGAGTACACCGAGGGCGACCTGCGGTGCGCCGACGGCCGCATCGCCGAGGTGGGGCCGGACCTGGCCGCGGCCGACGTGCCCACGCTCGACCTGCGCGGCGCGGTCGTCCTGCCCGGCCTCGTCGACGCGCACGTCCACGTCACGGCGTCGACGGCCGACCTGGGCTCGCTGCCGTCGTCGTCACCCTCGTACGTGGCCGCGCACAGCGCGCGCACGATGAGCCGGATGCTCGACCGCGGCTTCACCACGGTCCGCGACGCGTCGGGGGCGGACTACGGGCTCGCCGACGCCCAGGCGGAGGGGCTGTTCCGCGGTCCGCGGCTGCTGTTCTGCGGGCGGGCGCTGAGCCAGACCGGCGGCCACGGCGACAGCCGGACCCGCGGCACGCAGGTGAAGGACGACCATCCGTGCTGCGCGGGCCTGGGCCGGGTGGCCGACGGCGTCGACGCGGTCCGCGCGGCGGCCCGCGACGAGCTGCGCAAGGGCGCGCACCACATCAAGGTGATGGCCTCCGGCGGCGTCGCCTCGCCGACCGACCGCATCGACTCGACGCAGTACTCGGCCGAGGAGCTGCGCGCGATCGTCGAGGAAGCCGAGGCGGCGAACCGGTACGTGGCCGCGCACGCCTACACCGCCCGCGCGGTGAACCGGGCGCTGGAGCTGGGCGTCCGGTCGATCGAGCACGGCAACCTCCTCGACGACCGCAGCGTTTCGCTGTTCCTCGCGCACGACGCGTTCCTCGTCCCGACGCTGGTGACGTACTGGGCGCTCAAGGAGGAAGGCCGCGAGCACGGGCTGCCGGAGTCCAGCTGGCGCAAGGTGGACGAGGTGCTGGGCGCAGGGCTGGCGGCACTGGACCGCGCGGCCCGCGCCGGCGTGAAGATCGTCTACGGGACCGACCTGCTGGGCGGGATGCACCGCCACCAGAACCACGAGTTCCGCCTGCGCGCCGAGGTCCAGACCCCGCTGGAGGTCATCCGCTCGGCGACGTCGACGGCGGCGGAGCTGCTGAACCTCACGGGCGAGATCGGCACGCTGGCCCCGGGCGCCCACGCGGACCTCCTCGTCCTGGACGGCGACCCGCTGGCCGACATCGGGGTGCTGGCGGAGCCGAAGCACTTCCGCCACGTCGTCCAGGGCGGCGAGGTGGTCGTGGGCTGA
- a CDS encoding NAD-dependent epimerase/dehydratase family protein, with translation MRIVVTGATGNIGTGVVAALDADPQVEAVVGLARRPAAGVVTADVERDDLVPLFRGADAVVHLAWLFQPTRRPERTWRANVLGSLRVFDAVATAGVPKLVYSSSVGAYSPREDDDPVTEDWPTHGWPGAAYTREKSYLERYLDAFEQRHPELAVVRMRPGFVFQRAAATEQRRLFAGPFLPGSLVRPGLLPVVPDVPGLRVQVVHTADLADAVRRAVTRPVRGAFNIATGPVVDPRFLAGLLHARPVPVPVAVVRAAVDAAWRLHAVPASPGLFDAVMRLPLLDTTRAQAELDWQPRHDAAATLTEFLSGLRSGAGADTAPLAPDRHRLHEISTGIGRRP, from the coding sequence ATGCGCATCGTGGTCACCGGAGCGACCGGCAACATCGGGACCGGCGTCGTCGCCGCCTTGGACGCCGATCCGCAGGTCGAGGCCGTCGTCGGGCTGGCGCGGCGGCCGGCGGCGGGCGTCGTCACCGCCGACGTCGAGCGGGACGACCTCGTGCCGCTCTTCCGCGGCGCCGACGCCGTCGTGCACCTCGCCTGGCTGTTCCAGCCCACCCGGCGCCCCGAGCGCACCTGGCGCGCGAACGTCCTGGGGTCGCTGCGGGTGTTCGACGCCGTCGCGACGGCGGGCGTGCCCAAGCTGGTGTACTCCTCGTCCGTCGGCGCGTACTCACCGCGCGAGGACGACGACCCGGTGACCGAGGACTGGCCGACGCACGGCTGGCCCGGCGCGGCGTACACGCGCGAGAAGTCCTACCTCGAGCGGTACCTGGACGCGTTCGAGCAACGGCACCCGGAACTGGCCGTGGTCCGGATGCGGCCCGGGTTCGTCTTCCAGCGCGCCGCCGCGACGGAACAACGCCGCCTGTTCGCCGGGCCGTTCCTGCCGGGCTCGCTGGTCCGGCCGGGTTTGCTGCCGGTCGTGCCGGACGTCCCGGGCCTGCGCGTGCAGGTCGTGCACACCGCCGACCTGGCCGACGCGGTCCGCCGGGCGGTGACGCGGCCGGTGCGCGGCGCGTTCAACATCGCGACCGGCCCGGTGGTCGACCCGCGGTTCCTCGCGGGCCTGCTGCACGCGCGCCCGGTGCCGGTACCGGTCGCCGTGGTCCGCGCCGCCGTGGACGCGGCCTGGCGCCTGCACGCGGTGCCCGCGTCGCCGGGCCTGTTCGACGCGGTCATGCGGCTGCCGCTGCTCGACACCACCCGCGCACAGGCCGAACTGGACTGGCAGCCGCGGCACGACGCCGCGGCGACGCTGACCGAGTTCCTGTCCGGGCTGCGCTCCGGCGCCGGCGCGGACACCGCGCCGCTGGCCCCGGACCGGCACCGGCTGCACGAGATCTCGACGGGCATCGGCCGCCGTCCGTAG
- a CDS encoding TetR/AcrR family transcriptional regulator has translation MPRISDERREARRQRILDAAMACFEKAGPGGASMQDIVAESGMSAVAIYGYFDSKEAIIEAVAADRHERERELLRAALATGGPDGLRQFMDACFAWIADPAEARRRRVTVHVWARAEHDERLRRVVTEGLAPLGDVERTLDGVALPDGVEPDMFARVLLALVQGLPAATVLGTRARPAAVPRHGHRPARAGLAPLRPSRVSLTPCSASRRPRDS, from the coding sequence ATGCCGCGCATCAGTGACGAGCGCCGCGAGGCGCGGCGGCAGCGGATCCTCGACGCCGCGATGGCGTGCTTCGAGAAAGCGGGCCCCGGCGGGGCGTCCATGCAGGACATCGTCGCCGAGTCGGGGATGAGCGCCGTCGCGATCTACGGCTACTTCGACAGCAAGGAGGCGATCATCGAAGCCGTCGCCGCCGACCGCCACGAGCGCGAGCGGGAACTGCTCCGGGCGGCGCTCGCCACCGGTGGCCCGGACGGCCTGCGCCAGTTCATGGACGCCTGCTTCGCCTGGATCGCCGACCCGGCGGAGGCGCGGCGGCGGCGCGTCACCGTGCACGTCTGGGCCCGCGCCGAGCACGACGAGCGGCTGCGGCGGGTCGTCACCGAAGGGCTCGCGCCGCTCGGGGACGTCGAGCGCACCCTCGACGGCGTCGCGCTGCCGGACGGGGTCGAGCCCGACATGTTCGCCCGCGTCCTGCTCGCCCTCGTCCAGGGGCTTCCTGCTGCAACGGTCCTGGGAACCCGGGCTCGACCCGCAGCGGTACCGCGACACGGTCACCGGCCTGCTCGAGCGGGTCTTGCCCCGCTGAGGCCGTCGCGTGTTAGCCTGACGCCGTGCAGCGCCTCACGCCGTCCTCGCGACTCGTAA
- a CDS encoding (2Fe-2S)-binding protein, producing MTRACALELRVDGTAHRLEVDPRRTLLDLLRDQLGGYSPKKGCDHGQCGACTVLLDGRRVLACLILAVTCEGAEVTTAAGLAPGGELHPVQQAFLEHDGFQCGYCTPGQICSAAGLLAEFAAGAPSHVTTPVTDAPQWTDEEIAERMSGNLCRCGAYAGIVAAVRQAGEER from the coding sequence ATGACGCGCGCCTGCGCACTCGAACTGCGGGTCGACGGCACCGCGCACCGGCTGGAGGTCGACCCGCGGCGGACCCTGCTGGACCTGCTGCGCGACCAGCTGGGCGGGTACAGCCCGAAGAAGGGCTGCGACCACGGCCAGTGCGGTGCCTGCACGGTGCTGCTCGACGGACGCCGCGTCCTGGCCTGCCTCATCCTCGCCGTGACCTGCGAAGGCGCCGAGGTGACGACGGCGGCCGGCCTCGCTCCCGGCGGCGAGCTGCACCCGGTCCAGCAGGCGTTCCTCGAGCACGACGGCTTCCAGTGCGGCTACTGCACGCCCGGCCAGATCTGTTCCGCGGCGGGCCTGCTGGCCGAGTTCGCCGCCGGCGCGCCGAGCCACGTCACCACGCCGGTCACCGACGCTCCACAGTGGACGGACGAGGAGATCGCCGAGCGGATGAGCGGGAACCTGTGCCGTTGCGGTGCCTACGCCGGGATCGTCGCGGCGGTCCGGCAGGCGGGGGAGGAGCGGTGA
- a CDS encoding GAF domain-containing protein, whose product MSLSTVEDKVRAELGVRLFTVLAWVPERRALRRVHSSHPAEYPVGGEKTVEVAAGWLERCITAQEPYFGPDRAAVREIFADHELIESLGCGSIINVPVVADGRTLGVLNILDAEGAYDEDSVKTAQSLAPLAVPALLEEEK is encoded by the coding sequence GTGAGTCTGTCCACTGTGGAGGACAAGGTGCGCGCCGAACTGGGCGTGCGGCTGTTCACCGTGCTCGCGTGGGTGCCGGAGCGCCGGGCGCTGCGGCGGGTGCACAGCAGCCATCCGGCGGAGTACCCGGTGGGCGGGGAGAAGACGGTCGAGGTCGCCGCGGGCTGGCTCGAGCGCTGCATCACCGCGCAGGAGCCGTACTTCGGCCCGGACCGGGCGGCGGTGCGGGAGATCTTCGCCGACCACGAGCTGATCGAGAGCCTCGGCTGCGGTTCGATCATCAACGTGCCGGTGGTCGCGGACGGCCGGACGCTCGGCGTGCTCAACATCCTCGACGCGGAAGGCGCCTACGACGAGGATTCCGTGAAAACGGCCCAATCGCTCGCGCCGCTGGCCGTGCCGGCGCTGCTGGAGGAGGAGAAGTGA